The DNA segment AACGGGAGCCTGTGGGTTGATGTCCCTGATCACCAGGATCAACTCGTCTTCATAGACGACGGCAGACGGTATCTGATGTTGGATGATGCTGCAGAAGAGGCAATTCTCCATTTTGTTACACCTCCTTACCCTGAAGATATCCTAAGCGCCGCAGACATTCCCTTGCTTTGATTTCGTCAGAAAACGGCAGCTGATAATCCTTGAAAATCTGCACCTGTTCATGCCCTTTGCCGGCAATCAGGACGGTGTCTCCTGTTTTCGCCATCACAATCAGGCGCTCGATCGCTTTGGCGCGATCCGGCTGCAGTTCGACGGTCGGACAAGATGGTTCGATGCCGGCATAGATTTCCTGCATAATCTCTTCCGGATTCTCACTGTGCGGATCATCCGACGTAATGACCACAAAATCAGCCAGTTCCGCAGCCAGTTTGCCCATCACCGGCCGCTTGCTGCGATCACGGTCACCGGTGCAGCCGAATGCCAGCAGCAGACGTCCGGCAGTAAATTCACGGGCGGTCTGCAGCACCTGACGCAGGCTGTCTTCCGTATGCGCATAGTCAACGATCACCGGGAAGGTTTGCCCGCAGCGGATTTGCTGAAAACGTCCCGGCACCCCGGCAAAATCGGGCACGGCAGCCAACATTTCCGCCGCCGGCAACCCCTCCGCCAAACCGGCTGTAAAAGCCGCCAGGAAATTATACACATTGAATCTGCCCACTAACGGCAGGTTCACTCGCACAGCGGCAGCCTGTGGCCAGGTCAACAGAAAACTGGTTTCCGTAGGGTTCAGCTCAATCGCTTCGGCGCGGACCTGCGCCGCCGCCTTGAGACCAAAGGTATAATACGGTACGGCACAGCTGGCGATCACCTGTGACGCCGCCGGATCGTCGAGATTGATTACCGCCCGTTTGGGCCCTTTTCTGCCCGATTCGCTATTGCCCAGGCGCCCGAACAGCAGCGTTTTTGCTTGCAGATACTGTTCCATTGTAGCGTGAAAATCAAGATGATCGTGTGTGAAATTGGTAAAAATTGCCGTATCGAAATCAACCCCACCCACCCGGCGCTGCGCCAGGGCATGGGAGGAAACTTCCATCACCATATGGGTACAGCCGAGTTCGACCGCTCTGGCCAGATGCGCCTGCAGCTCTACGGCGGGCAGCGTCGTATAAGCGGATGGTTCCATCGTTTGACCCGCCCGAAATTGCACGGATCCCAGCAACCCGCTCGCTTTACCGGCGGAACGTAAAAAATGCTCCAGGAGGAAGGCGACAGTCGTCTTCCCCTTGGTACCGGTAATGCCGATCATGCGGAGTTGATCCGCCGGCTGCTGATAAAATCGTGCCGCCAGGATTCCCAACAAACTGCGGGTGGAAGGCACGATGATTTGCGTCAGTTCCAAAGCGCAACGCCGCTCCACTAAAAAAGCAACGGCACCGGACGCTTTTGCCTCTTGCAGGTAATCATGTCCATCCACCGTTAAACCGGGTTCCGCCATAAAAAGGAAACCGGGCCGCACCTTACGCGAATCGGAAGTCAGCCCGCTGATTTCGATGGCCGTACTGCCGATTGCCTCATATGGCAGCCCTTGGATCAGTTGCTGTAATCGCATTGCTTACACCTCAAACCTTATCCGATTCCCCGTCAGAATCGCTCTTCTCTTTATGGATAAAATAACACAAAGTAGCCAGACCGACCGCCAAATCCTCATTGCGGACCTTCACATCCTCAGCCAAGTGCAGCGTAATCGGGGCAAAATTCCAGATCACTTTGACCCCATTCTCTACCAGCAAATCAGCAACAGACTGCGCCGCCTCGGCAGGGACCGTAATAATGCCCAAATTAATGTTTTTTTTGCATAAGAAGGCAGGCAGCTGATCCGTGGCGAGAATCAGCGTGTCTCCGACAACTTGCCCTATTTTTTCGCGGTCAGTATCAAACAGTGCCGTAATTTGCATATTGTAGCGAAAAAAACCGGAATAACAGACAATAGCCATGCCAAGTCTGCCGGCTCCGATTAAAACAGCCTCGGTTTTATGATTAAACCCCAATAATCTGCTCAATTCCGACATCAGATATTCGACATTATAACCGATGCCCGGCCGGCCAAATTCACCAAAATAGGCCAGGTCTTTGCGGACCTGAACAACATTCACACCCGCATCCCGGCCGATCTCTAGAGAAGAAACCGTTTTGAATCCTTTCGATTTCCAAACGGAAAGGCTGCGGTAATAAAGGGGCATCCGTTCCAGAGCGGGGCGCGGGATCTCAGCCATCTTCAATACGAACTACCTTCTTCCTTGAAAAAACCGGGGAGCAGGCCTGCTTAAAAACCAAGCCGGCTTGTTTCGCCTTTCCTTCATCTCATGCTGTCATTATAGCATCGAATCATTTGCTTGACAAGGGCGTCAGCGTGAAATTGCATCTGACTCGTTTTCGCGATAAGCATGATCTTTTTTGATGGGAAGCTCATTTACGCGAACGACTGGCGCTAACGCATTGGCCAGGAAAACGATTTGATCCGGTGTTAAAACCTCACCCCGTAAATGACTGTCAATCTCCAATTCGGACAATACTTGCCGCACATCCTCTGCCGCAACCGTCCAATAAGGTGAGTTTTTCAGACTGTTGGCGATAGTTTTACGCCGCTGACCAAAAATCGCCCGATTCGTCAGTTCCAAGACGGGCATAGAAGCGATCCGATCGCGCAGATTCGCATCGGGCGTAATCGCGATCACCGCCGAATCCACTTTCGGTGACGGATAGAAGACGGTGCGCGGCGCCCTGCAGACCAGTTCCACCTTGGCGGTTGATTGCACAAACACACTCAGGCTGCCGTATTCCAGCGTATCTGCCTGCGCCAGCAGGCGGTCTCCCACTTCCTTTTGGACGAGTATCACCATTTTTCTCAGGCAAAAGGGCGCCTGCAGCAGCCGGACAATTAAAGGAGAAG comes from the Negativicutes bacterium genome and includes:
- a CDS encoding UDP-N-acetylmuramoyl-L-alanyl-D-glutamate--2,6-diaminopimelate ligase; translated protein: MRLQQLIQGLPYEAIGSTAIEISGLTSDSRKVRPGFLFMAEPGLTVDGHDYLQEAKASGAVAFLVERRCALELTQIIVPSTRSLLGILAARFYQQPADQLRMIGITGTKGKTTVAFLLEHFLRSAGKASGLLGSVQFRAGQTMEPSAYTTLPAVELQAHLARAVELGCTHMVMEVSSHALAQRRVGGVDFDTAIFTNFTHDHLDFHATMEQYLQAKTLLFGRLGNSESGRKGPKRAVINLDDPAASQVIASCAVPYYTFGLKAAAQVRAEAIELNPTETSFLLTWPQAAAVRVNLPLVGRFNVYNFLAAFTAGLAEGLPAAEMLAAVPDFAGVPGRFQQIRCGQTFPVIVDYAHTEDSLRQVLQTAREFTAGRLLLAFGCTGDRDRSKRPVMGKLAAELADFVVITSDDPHSENPEEIMQEIYAGIEPSCPTVELQPDRAKAIERLIVMAKTGDTVLIAGKGHEQVQIFKDYQLPFSDEIKARECLRRLGYLQGKEV
- a CDS encoding redox-sensing transcriptional repressor Rex, whose product is MAEIPRPALERMPLYYRSLSVWKSKGFKTVSSLEIGRDAGVNVVQVRKDLAYFGEFGRPGIGYNVEYLMSELSRLLGFNHKTEAVLIGAGRLGMAIVCYSGFFRYNMQITALFDTDREKIGQVVGDTLILATDQLPAFLCKKNINLGIITVPAEAAQSVADLLVENGVKVIWNFAPITLHLAEDVKVRNEDLAVGLATLCYFIHKEKSDSDGESDKV
- the rsmA gene encoding 16S rRNA (adenine(1518)-N(6)/adenine(1519)-N(6))-dimethyltransferase RsmA, which translates into the protein MVNKLTSPSEIKRLIDHYRFPVRKKLGQNFLVDEHVLQMILAAAQLAKQTTVLEIGPGFGTLTVALAEQAGRVVSIEIDPMLIPILQTTFLPYPQIQLIQADALKLDFTALFAAEEAVTVAANLPYYITSPLIVRLLQAPFCLRKMVILVQKEVGDRLLAQADTLEYGSLSVFVQSTAKVELVCRAPRTVFYPSPKVDSAVIAITPDANLRDRIASMPVLELTNRAIFGQRRKTIANSLKNSPYWTVAAEDVRQVLSELEIDSHLRGEVLTPDQIVFLANALAPVVRVNELPIKKDHAYRENESDAISR